The DNA segment GTCCGCTCCCGCGGCCTGCCCGAGGGCCACACCGGCGACATCCGCCTGGTGGGGATCGCGGGCCTGGACCTGAACACCTGCGGGGGGACGCACCTGCGCCACACGGGCGAGATCGAAGCCCTGAAGCTGCTGGGCACCGAACCGATCCGCGGCGGCACCCGCCTGTTCTACGTCGCGGGAGGCCGCGTCCGGCGGCGGCTGGGCGTTCATGAGGCCCGGAACGCGGCCCTCCGCACGCTCCTGGGCGCTCCGGATGACGGCCTCGGGGCCGCCCTCCAGGGCAAGCTGGACCAGCTGCTCGCCGCCGAGCGGCAGGGCCGGAAGCTGGAGGAGGAACTGGCCGGATTCCAGGCCGCGGACCTGGTTTCCCGGCCGGAAGCGATGGTGGAAGCCCACTTCGCGGGACGGGACATGGCCTTTCTCCAGAAACTGGCGCGACAGGTCCTCGCGGCGGATCCGGCCAAGGCCGTCTTCCTCACCGCGGAGACGGGCGGGGCGGCGATTTTCCTGCTGAGCGCGGGCGAGGCCGCTCCCCTCGACGTGCCCGCCGCTGGGAAGGCCGCTGCGGCGATCCTCGGCGCCAAGGGCGGCGGTTCGGGGAAGAGCTTCCAGGGCAAGGCCCCGGGCCTGGCCGGGCGGGAGGAGGCGCTGGCCGCGCTGCGGAAGGTGGGACAATCGGGGTCATGGAGCTGATCTACCTCGACCACAACGCCACCACCGCCCTGGATCCGCAGGTCTTCGAGGCCATGCGGCCGTGGTTCACCGAGCGCTTCGGAAACG comes from the Geothrix sp. 21YS21S-4 genome and includes:
- a CDS encoding alanyl-tRNA editing protein — translated: MIPAYERDPYATALETRVLRTGEEEGRPFAILEDSLLYPEGGGQPADRGSLGGIPVLDVQKRAGEIRHYLAAPAVEGAVSVALDWPRRFDHMQQHTGQHLLTAVAQDRFGWGTTAFHLGPSVCDIELDAASIAPADLERLEEAVAAEIRAAREITARRVSPEEYEREAVRSRGLPEGHTGDIRLVGIAGLDLNTCGGTHLRHTGEIEALKLLGTEPIRGGTRLFYVAGGRVRRRLGVHEARNAALRTLLGAPDDGLGAALQGKLDQLLAAERQGRKLEEELAGFQAADLVSRPEAMVEAHFAGRDMAFLQKLARQVLAADPAKAVFLTAETGGAAIFLLSAGEAAPLDVPAAGKAAAAILGAKGGGSGKSFQGKAPGLAGREEALAALRKVGQSGSWS